The Leucoraja erinacea ecotype New England chromosome 29, Leri_hhj_1, whole genome shotgun sequence genome has a window encoding:
- the borcs8 gene encoding BLOC-1-related complex subunit 8 isoform X3 — protein MWSGGHFRRRRPKIFVGDMEEPELQLRVRRVTDKFTESMYFLANEPSVALYRLQEHVRRSLPELVQHKTDMQGVEEQCQGAIYTVEYACSAVKSMSNSAAYFKNIEGLLRQAISIKDQMSSLQSRSVGWCIQ, from the exons ATGTGGAGCGGCGGACACTTCAGGCGGCGGCGACCAAAGATCTTTGTTGGCGACATGGAGGAGCCGGAGCTGCAGCTGCGAGTTCgtcggg TTACAGATAAGTTCACGGAGAGCATGTACTTTCTGGCCAACGAACCATCGGTGGCTCTTTACCGTCTCCAGGAGCACGTCCGGCGATCCCTCCCCGAGCTGGTGCAGCACAAG ACAGACATGCAAGGCGTGGAAGAACAATGCCAAGGAGCGATATATACTGTGGAGTATGCCTGCAG TGCGGTGAAGAGCATGTCTAACAGTGCAGCCTACTTCAAAAACATCGAGGGGTTGCTCCGACAAGCCATCAGCATCAAGGACCAGATGAGCTCTTTGCAGAGCCGCAG
- the borcs8 gene encoding BLOC-1-related complex subunit 8 isoform X2, which produces MWSGGHFRRRRPKIFVGDMEEPELQLRVRRVTDKFTESMYFLANEPSVALYRLQEHVRRSLPELVQHKTDMQGVEEQCQGAIYTVEYACSAVKSMSNSAAYFKNIEGLLRQAISIKDQMSSLQSRSSVVTQAVPELPSFSSS; this is translated from the exons ATGTGGAGCGGCGGACACTTCAGGCGGCGGCGACCAAAGATCTTTGTTGGCGACATGGAGGAGCCGGAGCTGCAGCTGCGAGTTCgtcggg TTACAGATAAGTTCACGGAGAGCATGTACTTTCTGGCCAACGAACCATCGGTGGCTCTTTACCGTCTCCAGGAGCACGTCCGGCGATCCCTCCCCGAGCTGGTGCAGCACAAG ACAGACATGCAAGGCGTGGAAGAACAATGCCAAGGAGCGATATATACTGTGGAGTATGCCTGCAG TGCGGTGAAGAGCATGTCTAACAGTGCAGCCTACTTCAAAAACATCGAGGGGTTGCTCCGACAAGCCATCAGCATCAAGGACCAGATGAGCTCTTTGCAGAGCCGCAG TTCCGTTGTTACACAGGCAGTTCCTGAACTTCCCTCCTTCTCTTCTTCCTGA